In the Planktothrix serta PCC 8927 genome, one interval contains:
- a CDS encoding carbohydrate ABC transporter permease — protein sequence MIDQFPKINLNNKTLKTVIIYIILGIIAVLMLFPLVWLVSTAFKSPSENIFQFPPQLIPSQPTFQNFITVWKTNPFGRYLFNSLVVATLTVSLNLLFCSLAAYPLARLNFKGKDWIFTAIIATIMIPFQIVMIPLYVLIVQLELRNSYLGIIFPSIASAFGIFLLRQAFQSVPKELEEAARIDGCSELGIWWNVMIPAVKPALITLAIFVFIGSWSDFLWPLLILDQPDYYTMPLGVATLAGTFSLDWRLIAAGSVISIAPVLLFFLILQRYIVPTDAGSGVKG from the coding sequence ATGATTGATCAATTTCCTAAAATTAACTTAAATAATAAAACCCTAAAAACAGTCATTATTTATATAATTCTCGGAATAATTGCTGTTTTAATGCTGTTTCCTCTGGTTTGGTTGGTGAGTACGGCGTTTAAATCTCCCAGTGAAAATATCTTTCAATTTCCTCCTCAATTAATCCCTAGTCAACCCACCTTTCAGAATTTTATTACCGTCTGGAAAACCAATCCTTTTGGACGTTATTTATTTAATAGTCTGGTTGTGGCTACCTTAACCGTTAGTTTGAATTTATTATTTTGTTCTTTAGCCGCTTATCCCTTAGCGAGATTAAACTTTAAAGGCAAAGATTGGATTTTTACGGCTATTATTGCCACAATTATGATTCCGTTTCAAATTGTAATGATTCCGTTATATGTATTAATAGTACAATTAGAATTAAGAAATAGTTATTTAGGAATTATTTTTCCTAGTATTGCTTCTGCTTTTGGAATATTTCTCTTAAGACAAGCGTTTCAAAGTGTCCCCAAAGAATTAGAAGAAGCCGCTAGAATTGATGGCTGTTCAGAATTAGGAATTTGGTGGAATGTGATGATTCCCGCCGTAAAACCCGCTTTAATTACCTTAGCAATCTTTGTATTTATTGGGTCTTGGAGTGACTTTCTTTGGCCGTTATTAATCTTAGATCAACCCGACTATTATACCATGCCTTTAGGAGTAGCAACCCTAGCCGGAACATTCTCCTTAGACTGGCGATTAATTGCGGCGGGCTCGGTGATTTCCATTGCACCCGTTTTGCTATTCTTTTTAATCTTACAACGCTATATTGTACCCACAGATGCCGGGTCAGGCGTGAAAGGATAA
- a CDS encoding glycosyltransferase family 2 protein: MSITTQLIIGLTLIAVALAIPVSVFFVECLAALIQKGSPNKQFRAVAPKVSILIPAHNEASEIEATLNTILPQVDSKKTIVVIADNCTDETAAIARQLGTTVLERHDLGHRGKGYALDYGLNFLAQDPPDVVVMIDADCRVEPGTITKIAQQAMVKQRPVQSTYLMETPKKPTPKDSISAFAFLVKNSIRPQGLARLGCPCVLTGTGMAFPWSVIRKVSLASSNLVEDMQLGVDLALSGASPMFCEDAQIIGVLPAQEKAAKTQRTRWEHGHLKTLYTQVPLLISASIRQKRLDLFALALDLCVPPLAFLVMLWVAALVPSLLMAVCNLSALPLQCLIFEGTLLLTAILITWSNFGRSILSRKTLLSIPFYILWKLPMYFSFFKKPQQEWVRTQRDTMVSLEP; encoded by the coding sequence ATGAGCATAACAACCCAACTTATTATTGGATTAACATTGATTGCTGTGGCTTTAGCCATCCCGGTTTCAGTGTTTTTTGTTGAATGTCTGGCTGCGTTGATTCAGAAGGGCTCACCTAATAAACAGTTTCGGGCTGTTGCTCCTAAAGTTTCTATTCTGATTCCCGCACACAATGAAGCATCGGAAATTGAAGCTACGTTAAATACTATTTTACCTCAAGTTGATTCTAAAAAAACAATTGTAGTGATTGCAGATAACTGCACCGACGAAACGGCTGCCATTGCCCGTCAGTTGGGAACAACAGTTTTAGAGCGTCATGATTTAGGACACCGAGGCAAAGGCTATGCCTTAGATTATGGTTTAAACTTTTTAGCCCAAGATCCACCGGATGTGGTGGTAATGATTGATGCCGATTGTCGGGTTGAACCGGGTACGATCACTAAAATTGCTCAACAGGCAATGGTCAAACAGCGACCTGTGCAATCGACCTATTTAATGGAAACTCCTAAAAAACCGACTCCTAAAGATTCCATTTCTGCCTTTGCGTTTTTAGTTAAAAATTCCATTCGTCCCCAAGGATTAGCTCGCTTAGGATGCCCCTGTGTTCTGACGGGAACTGGAATGGCGTTTCCTTGGTCAGTCATTCGCAAAGTCTCCCTAGCCAGTTCTAATTTGGTGGAAGATATGCAGCTTGGTGTTGATTTAGCGTTATCGGGAGCATCCCCGATGTTTTGTGAAGACGCTCAAATCATTGGAGTTTTACCCGCCCAAGAAAAAGCAGCTAAAACCCAAAGAACCCGTTGGGAACATGGACACTTAAAAACCTTATACACCCAGGTTCCTCTCCTGATTTCTGCCTCTATTCGTCAAAAACGCCTCGATTTATTCGCCCTTGCTTTAGACCTCTGTGTTCCTCCCTTAGCATTTTTAGTGATGTTGTGGGTTGCGGCTTTGGTTCCCAGTTTGTTAATGGCTGTCTGCAATCTCTCCGCCTTGCCTTTGCAATGCTTAATATTTGAAGGAACACTGTTATTAACAGCTATCCTAATCACCTGGTCTAACTTTGGCCGTTCTATTTTATCCCGGAAAACCCTGTTGAGTATTCCCTTTTATATTCTGTGGAAATTACCCATGTACTTTAGCTTCTTTAAAAAACCGCAACAGGAATGGGTCAGAACTCAACGGGATACCATGGTATCTTTAGAGCCTTAA
- a CDS encoding GumC family protein: protein MSQEIQVFEDPQQTTEPKKSSPGIRPILRTLQRKAILIIGMAGITTIAALPFIGEAEPPIYKGNFQLLVEPVTSEQKLADPLTFTRSDGQVSDQFFNLDYPTQIRILTSPGILNSIFEQIKTRYPTFKVVDLSDRLKLRRVSEGSGRTDQTKIIEVSYSGADQNEILFVLQKTAEKYLKYSLDERKTRISQGVTFIDEQIPLLQKRVDEDRGRLQKIQQQYELLDPIAGGQVLYDQIRTLETQSQETERQLQELRALYQHLQTQLSFSPDEAVAASALSESPFRRQILDGLMNVETQIAIQSATFSSNSPEVQQLKEQQANLLNLLEQENKKILGGKVSQLQNNSSILSFQTSIRQKLIGQLVDTDNQIKPLEVRLQGLNNALNTFTQQAQVFPGVAREYNEIQQQLDLTNKRLNLFLDEREKLRIEAAQNNVPWEIISKPHILFNPQGEPIATYSESPKKKLVMIFGVVIVLGSLLSILLERIRNIFFTSSDITDLIQVPMLGEIPRHHNFLPPSNLLGDKSLDTSKLTKSHRRALEKMAQFLSAFDTIYANIRFLYADSLIRSIGIYSAESKDGKSTIALHLAQTIANMGQRVLLVDANLRYPQLHAVLGVSNQKGLSDLLTKKANPNSVIQRTPLSENLFILTAGVTYANTFKLLASEQMQQIVESLQSSYDLVIYDTPELHQYNDAIFLAEYLDGLVLVAAVNKTHKTVFQKTLDQLNTYRMPCIGVIVNNLQLNSSITYPFYLTQSRKLPDTVTVSNSVIQ, encoded by the coding sequence ATGTCACAAGAAATCCAAGTTTTTGAAGACCCACAACAGACAACGGAGCCGAAAAAGAGCAGTCCCGGTATCCGTCCGATTTTGCGGACATTACAACGCAAGGCGATTCTAATTATTGGGATGGCAGGAATAACCACTATAGCGGCTTTACCCTTTATCGGTGAGGCAGAACCTCCCATTTATAAAGGGAATTTTCAACTGTTAGTTGAACCTGTAACCAGTGAACAGAAATTAGCCGATCCATTAACGTTCACTCGTTCCGATGGACAAGTCAGCGATCAATTCTTCAACCTAGATTACCCCACTCAAATCCGAATTTTAACCAGTCCTGGAATTTTAAATAGCATTTTTGAACAAATTAAAACTCGCTATCCTACGTTTAAGGTAGTTGATTTATCGGATAGGTTAAAGTTGCGGAGGGTTTCTGAAGGTTCAGGTCGCACGGATCAAACCAAAATTATAGAAGTTTCTTATAGTGGGGCAGACCAGAATGAAATCTTATTTGTGTTACAAAAAACTGCTGAAAAGTATTTAAAGTATAGTTTGGATGAACGAAAAACTCGGATTAGTCAGGGGGTAACGTTCATTGATGAGCAAATACCTCTGTTACAAAAACGAGTTGATGAGGATCGAGGAAGACTTCAGAAGATTCAACAGCAGTATGAGTTACTTGACCCGATTGCAGGGGGACAAGTATTATATGATCAAATTCGCACTCTGGAAACTCAGAGCCAGGAAACAGAAAGACAGCTTCAAGAATTGAGAGCGTTATATCAACATCTGCAAACACAATTATCATTCAGTCCTGATGAAGCTGTAGCGGCATCTGCTTTAAGTGAAAGTCCCTTCCGTAGACAAATTTTGGATGGTTTAATGAATGTTGAAACTCAAATTGCCATTCAATCTGCAACCTTCAGTTCTAATAGTCCAGAAGTTCAACAATTAAAGGAACAACAAGCAAATTTATTGAATTTATTAGAACAAGAGAATAAAAAGATTTTAGGAGGGAAAGTATCACAATTGCAAAATAATTCTTCCATCCTGTCTTTTCAAACTTCTATTCGTCAAAAATTAATTGGACAACTTGTAGATACAGATAATCAAATTAAGCCTTTAGAAGTTCGGTTACAAGGATTGAATAATGCACTGAATACCTTCACTCAACAAGCTCAAGTTTTTCCGGGTGTAGCGCGGGAATATAATGAAATTCAACAACAGCTTGACTTAACCAATAAACGGCTCAATTTATTTTTAGATGAACGTGAAAAATTAAGAATTGAAGCGGCCCAAAATAACGTTCCCTGGGAAATCATTTCTAAACCTCATATTCTTTTTAACCCTCAAGGAGAGCCGATTGCTACATATTCTGAAAGTCCAAAGAAAAAATTAGTCATGATATTCGGTGTAGTAATAGTATTGGGATCTCTATTATCCATCCTATTGGAACGAATTCGCAATATCTTTTTTACTAGCTCTGATATAACCGATCTGATTCAAGTTCCTATGTTAGGAGAAATTCCTCGCCATCATAATTTTTTACCCCCTTCTAATCTTCTAGGAGACAAGAGTTTAGACACATCGAAATTAACAAAATCTCACCGTCGTGCGTTAGAAAAAATGGCTCAATTCTTGAGTGCTTTTGATACCATTTACGCAAATATTCGATTTTTATATGCCGATTCTTTAATTCGCTCTATTGGGATTTATTCGGCGGAATCTAAGGATGGTAAATCAACAATTGCCTTACACTTAGCGCAGACAATTGCTAACATGGGACAGCGTGTGTTGTTAGTGGATGCTAATTTACGTTATCCCCAACTTCATGCAGTTTTAGGAGTGTCTAATCAAAAAGGACTCAGCGATTTATTAACGAAAAAAGCCAATCCAAATTCAGTTATTCAAAGAACTCCTCTATCAGAAAATCTATTTATTTTAACCGCAGGAGTGACCTATGCGAATACCTTTAAGTTACTGGCTTCGGAACAAATGCAACAAATTGTTGAGTCTCTGCAATCCTCTTATGATTTAGTGATTTATGATACGCCAGAATTGCATCAATATAACGATGCTATTTTCTTAGCTGAATATTTAGATGGTCTGGTTTTAGTGGCTGCTGTTAATAAAACCCATAAAACAGTTTTCCAAAAAACCCTGGATCAACTTAATACCTATCGGATGCCTTGTATTGGTGTCATTGTCAATAATCTGCAACTGAATTCTTCGATCACTTATCCCTTTTACTTAACACAATCTCGTAAACTTCCCGACACCGTGACTGTCAGTAATTCAGTAATTCAGTAA
- a CDS encoding zinc ribbon domain-containing protein, with translation MFSSSKTCNCCGHKLKSMPLQIRTWECPNCGKLHDREEICLLGLCFSWLLVILCWFDVLVVL, from the coding sequence TTGTTTTCGAGTTCTAAAACTTGTAATTGTTGTGGGCATAAACTTAAGTCTATGCCCTTACAAATTAGGACTTGGGAATGTCCAAACTGCGGAAAGCTGCATGATAGAGAAGAGATATGTTTGCTCGGTTTATGTTTTAGTTGGCTTCTGGTAATTTTATGCTGGTTCGATGTGTTGGTTGTTCTTTAA
- a CDS encoding 5-formyltetrahydrofolate cyclo-ligase, whose translation MLNQTKTELRSLLIKQRRSLSEKDWKEKSDRICQNLKNNPLFQQATTILSYFSFRQEPDLTLLLSNTPKTWGFPRCVEQSLTWHCWQPGDANHTNHYGIIEPDANLPMLKSSEIDLILVPSVACDHQGYRLGYGGGFYDRMLSLPEWNLIPTVGIIFDFAYLNSLPIDSWDKPLNAVCTESKFIVSNR comes from the coding sequence ATGTTGAATCAAACTAAGACTGAGTTAAGAAGTTTACTGATTAAACAACGTCGTTCTTTATCTGAAAAAGACTGGAAAGAAAAAAGCGATCGCATTTGTCAAAACTTAAAAAATAATCCGCTTTTTCAACAAGCAACAACAATTTTATCCTATTTCAGTTTTCGCCAAGAACCCGATTTAACTTTATTATTGAGTAACACCCCTAAAACATGGGGATTTCCCCGTTGTGTTGAACAATCTTTAACGTGGCATTGTTGGCAACCTGGAGATGCTAATCATACAAATCATTATGGTATTATTGAACCAGATGCTAATTTACCGATGTTAAAGAGTTCAGAAATTGATTTAATTTTAGTTCCATCCGTTGCTTGTGATCATCAAGGATATCGGTTAGGATACGGAGGTGGATTTTATGATCGAATGTTGAGTTTACCCGAATGGAATTTAATTCCGACGGTGGGGATTATTTTTGATTTTGCTTATTTGAACTCGTTACCCATTGATTCTTGGGATAAACCGTTAAATGCAGTTTGTACAGAATCTAAATTTATAGTAAGCAATAGGTAA
- a CDS encoding HD family phosphohydrolase yields the protein MNTLHALTQQIERLYRRTHPPSSCPKPSPTEISSSLPGYTAPAWPPRPGRKVNKNQGSFSSPTFFLVAVVSLTSVMGVRFYNQPKLDVGRVASETIYSPSDASVPDVKTTDEKRKSAEIGAIPVLVIDISINQEINQKIQRVLEQGTSIRNIAQPFPFIDRGILSTEVQRYLRQCPEREWQDLLAQVEQLTVQIPSNPKPKTPNKKTPTKFADWQQATLEQIRRQTLMQLKAYRRRTTPVEFSQLVSDVTQARWRYAKALNAFSQEWSVDQEIFYTESVFEWSDQTWLQTQKGVNQITQEMLAQGIAPGLPDEILRKAIEIQVQNTIPLESQLFATHLFAEVLKVNLVKDSQATRHRAELVAQKIEPVMVNISQGEMIVARGQKITQRDFVLLDYFGLSERGINTKGLISLVGLVSIGIGIVLLVELKFHRGLRRRDRLLLLLLTLSTPIIILLKLPLINLPAVGLLVGTFYGSAVGVTVVGLLSILLPIGMEIDNVHLVASAAGGLVGSLLAGQSRCREELALLGLGVGVTQGAVYLILNLMASATAGSIWYILLKVVGLQMLEGVAWSIVALGLSPYLEHLFDLITPIRLAELANPNRPLLKRLATEAPGTFQHTMFVANLAEAAAQELGCNVELVRTGTLYHDIGKMHDPLGFIENQMGGPNKHDTINDPWESARIIKKHVDEGLVMARKYRLPKAIKAFIPEHQGNMQIAYFYYQAQQCAKDNPQLQVKEEDFRYDGPIPQSRETGIVMLADSCEAALRSLKDATHEEALNMVNKILKARWQDHQLTDSGLTREEMSKIAEVFVRVWEQVNHKRIAYPKAVLTSR from the coding sequence ATGAATACGCTCCATGCTCTGACGCAACAGATTGAACGGCTTTATCGCCGCACTCATCCCCCCTCGTCTTGTCCAAAGCCTTCTCCCACGGAAATATCCAGTTCCCTCCCTGGTTATACGGCTCCTGCTTGGCCCCCTCGTCCAGGTCGAAAAGTCAACAAAAATCAAGGCTCCTTCAGTAGTCCGACCTTTTTTTTAGTCGCCGTTGTTTCCTTAACCAGTGTCATGGGTGTGCGATTTTATAACCAGCCCAAACTGGATGTGGGTCGAGTCGCCTCAGAAACTATTTACTCCCCTTCGGATGCTAGTGTTCCCGATGTCAAAACAACGGATGAAAAGCGGAAATCGGCTGAAATTGGCGCTATTCCTGTTTTAGTGATTGACATTTCAATTAATCAAGAGATTAATCAAAAGATTCAAAGGGTATTAGAACAGGGCACCTCTATCCGAAACATTGCCCAACCCTTCCCCTTTATAGACAGAGGAATTTTATCTACGGAAGTTCAGCGTTATTTGCGTCAATGTCCAGAACGAGAATGGCAAGATTTACTGGCTCAAGTGGAACAGTTGACGGTACAAATTCCCTCAAATCCTAAACCTAAAACCCCAAATAAAAAAACCCCGACAAAATTTGCAGATTGGCAACAAGCCACCTTAGAACAAATTCGGCGACAGACTTTAATGCAATTGAAAGCCTATCGTCGGCGAACAACTCCGGTGGAATTTTCGCAATTGGTATCTGATGTCACTCAAGCCCGTTGGCGATATGCTAAAGCCTTAAATGCCTTTTCTCAGGAATGGTCTGTTGATCAAGAAATCTTTTATACTGAGTCTGTATTTGAATGGTCTGATCAGACTTGGTTGCAAACACAAAAGGGAGTGAATCAAATTACTCAGGAAATGCTGGCTCAAGGTATTGCTCCCGGCTTACCCGATGAAATTCTCAGGAAAGCGATTGAGATTCAGGTACAAAATACAATTCCTTTAGAAAGTCAATTATTTGCTACTCATTTATTTGCTGAAGTTTTAAAAGTTAATTTGGTCAAAGATTCTCAAGCAACCCGTCATCGTGCGGAGTTAGTTGCTCAAAAAATTGAACCTGTAATGGTGAATATTAGTCAAGGGGAAATGATTGTTGCTAGGGGACAAAAAATTACTCAACGGGATTTTGTATTACTGGATTATTTTGGTTTAAGTGAACGGGGAATTAACACGAAAGGATTAATCAGTCTTGTCGGATTAGTTAGTATAGGAATCGGAATTGTTTTATTAGTGGAATTAAAATTTCATCGGGGTTTACGTCGTCGAGATCGGTTATTATTATTACTCCTAACTTTAAGTACCCCGATTATTATCCTATTGAAATTACCCCTAATTAATTTACCCGCCGTGGGGTTATTAGTGGGAACTTTTTATGGTTCGGCTGTGGGTGTAACCGTTGTGGGTTTGCTCTCAATTTTGTTACCGATTGGGATGGAAATTGATAATGTACATTTAGTGGCTAGTGCGGCGGGAGGACTGGTCGGAAGTTTATTAGCAGGACAATCTCGGTGTCGGGAAGAATTAGCATTACTGGGGTTAGGGGTGGGAGTAACTCAAGGTGCTGTTTACTTAATTCTGAATTTAATGGCCAGTGCAACGGCGGGATCAATTTGGTATATTTTACTGAAAGTTGTAGGATTACAAATGTTAGAAGGAGTGGCTTGGAGTATTGTCGCCTTGGGGTTGAGCCCCTATTTAGAACATTTATTTGATTTAATTACACCGATTCGATTAGCTGAATTAGCGAACCCAAATCGACCGTTATTAAAACGACTAGCTACTGAAGCACCGGGAACTTTTCAACATACTATGTTTGTCGCTAATTTAGCAGAAGCAGCGGCTCAAGAGTTAGGCTGTAATGTGGAATTAGTCAGAACGGGAACCCTTTATCATGATATTGGAAAAATGCACGACCCGTTAGGATTTATTGAAAATCAAATGGGGGGGCCGAATAAACATGATACGATTAATGATCCTTGGGAAAGTGCGCGAATTATTAAAAAGCACGTTGATGAGGGGTTAGTAATGGCGAGAAAATATCGTTTACCAAAAGCGATTAAAGCTTTTATTCCTGAACATCAAGGGAATATGCAGATTGCTTATTTTTATTATCAAGCCCAACAATGTGCAAAAGATAATCCCCAATTGCAAGTTAAGGAAGAAGATTTCCGTTATGATGGGCCGATTCCGCAATCGAGAGAAACGGGTATTGTTATGTTAGCAGATTCCTGTGAGGCGGCATTGCGATCGCTCAAAGATGCCACCCACGAAGAAGCTTTAAATATGGTGAATAAAATTTTAAAAGCCAGATGGCAAGATCATCAATTAACAGATTCAGGTTTAACACGGGAGGAAATGAGTAAAATAGCAGAGGTATTTGTGCGGGTTTGGGAACAAGTGAATCACAAACGGATTGCTTATCCTAAAGCTGTATTAACCAGTCGATAA
- a CDS encoding glycosyltransferase, with protein MKIAYLINQYPKVSHSFIRRELLAVEAQGVEVSRFSIRSLESELVDTADQQEYEKTRFILRVGIWGLLWNLFRVGFTHPWRLGQSGWLALKLGWGSERGVVLHGIYLAEACVLLHWLSQAKIEHLHVHFGTNSATVALLCQALGGPPYSFTVHGPEEFDKPGAIALPEKIKQAKFVVAISSFGKSQLFRWCNYQDWSKIQIVHCGVDPMFLDHPFVPLPSERRFVCVGRLSEQKGHLILVEAVSKLVEAGFEFKLVFVGDGPLRNEIEQLINRFGLENYIEITGWATNTQVQQYILSSQVFVLPSFAEGLPVVLMEALALSRPVISTYIAGIPELVEPGQNGWLVPAGSLEDLTLALKTALTTPLEDLATMGKLGAAKVAKDHNINIEAQKLTQLFKESCQAGKDVLY; from the coding sequence ATGAAAATCGCTTATTTAATTAATCAATATCCCAAAGTTAGTCACAGTTTTATACGTCGTGAACTCTTAGCTGTGGAAGCTCAGGGAGTTGAGGTTAGTCGTTTCTCAATTCGATCTCTGGAATCAGAATTAGTGGATACGGCTGATCAGCAGGAATATGAAAAAACTCGGTTTATTCTCAGGGTAGGAATTTGGGGTTTACTCTGGAATTTATTCCGGGTAGGATTTACTCATCCCTGGCGTTTAGGGCAGTCGGGATGGTTAGCCTTAAAATTAGGTTGGGGTTCAGAACGGGGTGTTGTCCTGCATGGAATCTATCTGGCTGAAGCTTGTGTTTTATTACATTGGTTATCTCAAGCTAAGATTGAACATCTTCATGTTCATTTTGGAACCAATTCGGCTACCGTTGCCTTATTGTGTCAGGCTTTAGGAGGCCCTCCCTATAGTTTTACGGTACATGGGCCAGAGGAATTTGATAAACCTGGAGCGATCGCCTTACCCGAAAAAATCAAACAAGCTAAATTTGTAGTAGCGATTAGTTCTTTTGGGAAAAGTCAGCTATTTCGCTGGTGTAATTATCAAGATTGGTCAAAAATTCAGATTGTTCATTGTGGTGTTGATCCGATGTTTTTGGATCATCCTTTCGTTCCTCTACCTTCAGAACGTCGCTTCGTTTGTGTCGGTCGTTTGAGTGAACAAAAAGGTCATTTAATCTTAGTTGAAGCCGTTAGTAAACTTGTGGAGGCAGGATTTGAGTTTAAATTAGTTTTTGTGGGAGATGGCCCCCTTCGCAATGAAATTGAACAATTAATTAATCGCTTCGGGTTAGAAAATTATATTGAAATTACAGGTTGGGCTACCAATACCCAAGTCCAACAATACATTTTATCTTCACAAGTCTTTGTATTACCCAGTTTTGCCGAAGGGTTGCCCGTTGTTCTCATGGAAGCCTTAGCCTTATCTCGTCCGGTGATTAGTACCTATATTGCCGGAATTCCTGAATTAGTCGAACCGGGACAAAATGGTTGGCTAGTTCCCGCCGGGTCTTTAGAAGATCTCACCCTAGCCCTAAAAACAGCCTTAACTACTCCCCTCGAAGATTTAGCCACGATGGGAAAACTCGGTGCTGCTAAAGTTGCTAAAGATCACAATATCAATATTGAAGCCCAAAAACTGACCCAATTATTTAAAGAGAGTTGTCAAGCGGGAAAAGATGTGTTATATTAA
- a CDS encoding SLBB domain-containing protein, whose translation MLVRCVGCSLTHLILSLGVPLISTLAVQAQTPPPRNSAPPLFQQGRSENPVHDFPYLLGVGDRLRVDVFGVEKYTGEQLVLTDGTINLQGIGPVSVAGLTLPQTQTLIAQRYSSLLRQPIITITLIAPRPVQVAIAGEVVRPGSYNLSGTQQFSRLSQAILTAGGITQSADLALVQLRRDDPRQPVVTLNLEKLLDTGDLNQDPILRDGDSIFIPTLTTFEPSQVREMASSSLAAPPNQSIQVVVVGAVFRPGAYSLSQDGGLTDGGDGGNGLKIVKSNLPTLTRALQTAGGITNMADIRNIEVQRLTQTGVKTTKVNLWELLQSGDINQDLFLQQGDTVIVPSATEINPTELEELASASFSPATINVNVVGEIKQPGLVQVRPNTPLNQALLAAGGFDSIRSNRGTVELIRLNPNGSVTRRRIQVDFKLGNAQANNPVLHNNDVIIVNRSVVSRIADTTSSMLQPVDNAFTFYRLIESLIPKKNSD comes from the coding sequence ATGCTGGTTCGATGTGTTGGTTGTTCTTTAACGCACTTAATTTTAAGCCTAGGAGTTCCCTTGATCTCCACCCTAGCTGTTCAGGCTCAAACCCCTCCTCCTAGGAATTCTGCGCCCCCCCTTTTTCAACAGGGACGGAGTGAAAATCCGGTTCACGATTTTCCTTATCTTTTAGGAGTGGGCGATCGGCTGCGAGTGGATGTATTCGGTGTAGAAAAATATACGGGTGAGCAACTGGTGCTTACGGATGGAACGATTAATTTGCAGGGTATTGGGCCTGTATCCGTTGCGGGTTTAACCCTTCCACAAACCCAAACCTTGATTGCTCAACGATATTCTAGTTTGCTCCGACAACCGATTATCACGATTACTTTAATTGCACCCCGTCCGGTACAGGTGGCGATTGCTGGGGAAGTTGTTCGTCCTGGTTCCTATAATTTATCTGGTACTCAACAATTTTCTCGACTCAGCCAAGCGATTTTAACGGCGGGAGGGATTACCCAATCGGCAGATTTAGCGTTAGTCCAACTGCGACGCGATGATCCGCGCCAACCCGTTGTGACTTTAAATTTAGAAAAATTATTGGATACAGGAGATTTAAACCAAGATCCGATTCTCCGCGACGGAGATAGTATTTTCATTCCCACTCTCACCACCTTTGAGCCATCTCAAGTGCGTGAGATGGCATCTTCGAGTTTAGCCGCACCCCCAAACCAATCGATTCAAGTGGTGGTGGTGGGAGCAGTATTTCGTCCTGGGGCTTATTCGCTGAGTCAAGATGGAGGTCTTACGGATGGGGGGGATGGAGGAAATGGGCTAAAAATTGTCAAAAGCAATTTACCAACCCTCACCCGTGCACTTCAAACGGCTGGAGGAATTACGAATATGGCTGATATTCGCAATATTGAAGTCCAACGCCTCACCCAAACCGGAGTGAAAACCACAAAGGTTAATCTTTGGGAACTATTGCAATCGGGAGATATCAATCAAGATCTATTTTTACAACAGGGAGATACGGTGATTGTCCCCAGTGCAACTGAAATTAATCCCACCGAGTTAGAAGAATTAGCGTCTGCTAGTTTTTCACCCGCAACGATCAATGTAAATGTGGTCGGGGAAATTAAACAGCCCGGTTTGGTTCAAGTTCGTCCGAATACTCCCCTGAATCAAGCTTTGTTAGCTGCTGGAGGGTTTGATAGCATTCGATCAAATAGGGGTACAGTCGAACTGATCCGTCTAAACCCCAATGGTTCTGTGACTCGCAGAAGAATTCAGGTAGATTTTAAATTAGGAAATGCACAAGCCAATAACCCGGTATTACATAATAATGATGTAATTATTGTGAATCGGTCTGTTGTGAGTAGAATTGCTGATACAACCTCCTCTATGTTACAACCTGTGGATAATGCCTTTACATTTTACAGATTAATTGAAAGTTTAATTCCCAAGAAAAACTCTGATTAA